Part of the Antechinus flavipes isolate AdamAnt ecotype Samford, QLD, Australia chromosome 2, AdamAnt_v2, whole genome shotgun sequence genome is shown below.
tgccactacaaaaagggctgctacattttttttttttttttttggcacatacaagtccctttccctcctttatgatctctttgggacacaagcccaatagaaacactgctggatcaaagagcacgcacaatttgatagccctagaggcatagttccatattgttctccagaatgtttggatcagaaTGTGTGATGACcccgtatttaaaatcagccggagtcaggaattcaggttaaggggaaaatcttcaatctttattctcagtagagagaattctcagtagaggtgaagaaggattgcaatagcaatgtgggcagctgtgacaggaagccagctagcagagggggatcagaggtgaagagCATtcgtgatagcaatgcgagcagctgtgacaagacaccagacagcagtctctccttctgcttcccttttcattcccctgcctccacccaccaaaatcgtcatttcctatacaacacatcaggacttgcacaaagagtgggcggggccattctttctccaagcttatatattaatatagtccaattactatttagcctcacgtgcttgggacctcagtgcatcaactcgagcctcagcccattacaagagtgaaccttattttcatcagaattgtctcaaagaggaaataacattcatattcaatatggtatagaaatctatcttaccctgcaggaaaataggaggggaatggcatatgggaaaggggaaggatgataaaaagaattttgaagcaagtttctcttttaaaaaaagttcatttctcaaacacagagggaaatgaatcaaatttattaaaaaaaaaaaaaaaaaaagtcatgccccagttgataaatgatcaagatATTATCTGTGCTCAAAAAGCCATAAATTCTTGCATATCATTGATCTAACAATAGCAcaactaggcatgaataccaaaagagactcccccccccccaaaaaaaaaaaaaggaaagtgacctatgtgtacaaaacaTGAGGGCTCTCTtctggggtaaaaaaaaaaaatggaaattgaggggatgtccattaattagggaatgactcaataaactttggtatgtgtttatgataaaatattgttcttctataggaaatgatgagcatgatgctctcaggggaaaaaaaaaaaaaaaaacaagttctccATGAATTCAACGTGAAATGTACTGtagtactgtatacaaagtaatagcaatgttctgagatgtTATTCTCATTAGTACAATCAtccatccacaactactctgaagaacttttgataaaaaatcctatccataaccagagaacttgattgtatatgaaaatagattgaaacattctctttctattctctctctttttttaaacttaatttttgttgaaggtttttattttctttagaatggaagatctatgttttctttcagaacttgatttttatagaaatgttttgcataatttcacatgtggtttcttaattgtagatGGGAAtacctagaactcaaaatttttttaaagaaatgtaaaaaaaaaacctgtactggggaaaatattaattaaatcaaatttttttaaaatttaaatttaatagatTCAAGAAAGTTATACAACACGATATAAAAGATATTATCTTTCATAGTAGGTATACAAATCCACTGTAATTTAATGCAATATTTATTAACCAATGACACAAAATGGAACCTTTTCTAACTCTTGctaaaaatctaaagaaataatGTCTACAAAATTTTTCTGATCAAGTAACCATGCCAAACAGACAATTCTGGTATCACCTGTTCTTTTAATGATACCTTGCTGGCTTACAGAAAAGCTTATATATTCACTAACTATGCCTTTAAtagtaattttagaattttaccaGGAATCGAAATCAAGCTTTCTGACTTATAGTTAACCTATAATGAACTGAAATATATTCAGAGGAAATTGAGCTTATTAAACTTAGGAAACATTCCTGGATTGTCAATTACAATACATTTAAATTATGAGTTTTTAAATGTCCCTTCCTCTTTACTCCATTTTTCTTCAACCAAAATCGGTATCTTTCatcattattgttttgttttgttttgtttttttaattagcaaCTCTTTAGGCTCTTTACTCATCCCACAtcctttatccctttccctcccttctcagaCCACCTTGTTTAAAAGATCTTTGGATAATTCTTCCTAGATATACTTGACTTTTAACATTTCTGTTagatttataaataaggaaaaaagcacACAGTGACAGGGATACTCCCTAACTTAATTTTTATCCCAAACTTAGTACTCACTTGAAAGCCTTCttgaagaatgatttttttcgTATAACTAAAGTCTCAGGGGTATAATAATTGAAGGCATGAATGATGAATAATAAAATGGAATTCAtgaataatgaaattatattcttTAATGTGTGATTAATTTTACATTTACCAGAGGCTTGGAATTAGAAGAAGCTCTAAAGAAATACTTTAagctttagggtttttttttttttttttttttttcagattctagGGATAGCCTTCCTAATTTTGTATCACAAAGAATTGTTAATTCCTTGATTGTGTTCAGTAGTCTAACTTTTACTATCCTAAAGACAATCTGTTAAAGATCCTCTGAATCCACATATCTTAAGGTCCTGGAAGAGCCTCTTAACTACTATTTGCTATTTAACTAGAATCGTCTTTCAGATGAGAAGGAAGGATTCATTTCTGCCCAAAGCCTTTAAACCTGCCAAAGTTTATGGTCTAGGACATCAACCTAGAGAACCAAGGGTCATTTTCACACCAAAATGAGATATCAAATGTTGAGttaagcaagcagaaccaggaaaacattgtacacaaccaactgcaagattgtgtgatgaacaactatttagctcttctcagcaattccaatacatgcagagagagaactatggaaattgaatgcagattgaagctaACAATTTTtgtctgtcttcttttttttttttcttatggttttcccactttgttctgatttttctcttgcaatatgactcatatagaaatatgtaaaaagaaaaagtacatgtataacctaaaaataattaaaataattttaagtgagATATCACTTatattaaatagtatttaaaCTAAAAACTTCATAAAAATTATTCCAAGTGGGCAAAGATGAGTGGtagttatcaataaaaaaaaaaggtagagggAAAGGTGTCCCTGCCTAaaaattcctgagacaatagtgttAAAAGTTCCAGAGTAAGATTTTTGGATAAGGCTGATGAGAAAATGATAGGTGAACAGGGAATAATTTTTGACCTCACGTTAGTGAGGAGGAATGAAAGGTCCagaaatttctctgaatttaaaGTCAGGGTACTTGAGTCCAAATTTTGAACTTACATCTTCTTGCCTTTGAGATTTTGGAGAAaagttccttcccctctctgggcctcagtttcctcacgttGAAAATAGAGAGATGACTCCTAAAATAAATACCTTCCAATTCCCAAACTCATTCAATTGTATTTAGTCACTTTCCCCAACTTTGTGGAGAGCCTAATTTCATTGAacagcaatcttttttttttttttaatctagctcAATCATAAGAAatacccttctttctttttttctttcttttttattaatcagtttggagatttaaaaaaacactcaATTAAATTGGATTTGTGtaatctataaaacaaaataaatgggcCGTGCTCATTTTAGGGTGTTTTTAAAACTAAagtaattagttttttaaaatcttgattgAACTAAATTTGTgtaatctttaaataaaaataaatgtcttgCACATCcggcttttttttaaattaagaaaaaataatgaaattgtgaACTCATTCGAATTGGATATATGTAATTTGTAAATgttatttacaaataataaatttaattgtaatttgtaatttaattataattgtttaaatttataaaatatttaaaaaataaactcacacttcagctttttaataactttttaaaaataactttcatCAAATTTttcgtatgtatgtatgtatgtgtgtatgtgtgtatttgagtATGTATGTTACAGACAAAATTACGCGGCTCTTAGGAAAAGCCGCGCCCATCCAGAAGCAAGGACCAATTACAAGTCTCTCTGCTTTGATGGATGGTTCTATTCTTCATCCTGTCTTATTTCCCACATCGCTGGACGCTGTTGATTAGCTCATGAACCGGAGAATGAGCCAACGGGAAAGTGGGAGGTGTCGAGACCAGCCAGGGCGCGGGAAACCGGCTGGTTTAAATGGCGGAGCCGGGCGCGCGGGAGTCTAGTTTTCCAGCTGCGCAACTTTTGGCAATCTCTGAACTCCGTCCGCTGATTTTGTTCCTGTCCCCGTAGTTTCTCCATCCCCTCCAGCTTTGGTCATGGTGCGGACTAAGGCCGACTGCGTTCCAGGCTCCTACCGAAAAGGTAATTCCGCTGGCCTGGGCTGGCTGCAGGTTACTCGGGCTACTCCGTTGAGCCTGCGCGCCAAAAACCTGTCCCGGAGGCTGGAGGCCCAGAGTTTCCTCCTGCAGGACACTCTGCAGGGTCGGGTCCCCTTCTTCCTACCCcgttctttctcctcctcttatGTCTTCTCCTTCTTCAACTTTGTCATCTCCTTGTTTCTCTGTCCCCTCAGTGGTAGCGGCTCGAGCACCCCGGAAGGCGCTGGGTCACTCCAGCCTTGCCAACGCCTCGCCTTCGCCCCCGTCCCGGAAAGGTAAGGACCTCCTCTGCTGTCCCCCGAAGGACTGCAGACTTGTGGGGATTGGGATTTAAGCCGGGGCAGGTTGGCCGAGCCAAGCTTGTGGCTTGGTGGCCAGAgctccctttttttgtttgtttatgtcaATAAGCATTGTTAATGATCCgaatttttaattttgtgggGATTTTTATGGAAGTATTTTGTGgggataataatttttaaatccagCCTATCTTTGCAAGTGAGATAACCTAATGGCTTTGCAAAACTCTGTCGCTAATGTTTTTGTCTGTATGGCGTTATAGAAACGCCATCTATTTAAGTTCACGATCTATTCCACTCCTGGAATGTGGTTTTTACTCATCTCAGATCTCAGTCAAGCCCCAGCTCAAATTCTCTTTTCTGCAGAAAACTTTTCTTGGTTCCCTTAAtactagtaccttccctctgagattatctctagTTTGATCCATTTATATGGTTTGCTTGCACAATTATTAGTTGTTTtatctctcctattagattgtaaacttgtCAAAAGTGGAAATtggttttttgtttagttttgtttttgcttttctctgtattcCTTGTTTCTAACTAGTGATTGGCGAAGTAGATGCTTAAATACTTGCTGACTTGACTTATAGTGATTTGTGTCCTTTGTTTTCGATTGACCAAGGTATGATCACATACCTTCAAATATGACATTCATATTTCACCTCCTGTCCatgaagataaaaaggaaatgctAACTGGTTTTTGCCTTCCTTGAGCAGGAAGTTGCACAGGGGAGGAAAGTATTTCAGGATCTTTCAGAAGGTGAAAAgaggatagaaaaggaaactaaaagaaTAACATTGActttaatataaaaggaaaagttgTTAATTATCCGAGTCTGGGAAAAAGATATTGAGTCAGTCTTTTTCAGATGGAGATCTGGTTGGAGATGTCCAGTAGGCAGTTGATGATGTGGAATCAGCAATTAAGGAAGGACCCCctttggaagagaaagaataaagagacCCAAGAGCAATTCAGAGTGTAATCTTTGGAACTGATTTTTAAGTGAATGGAagaatgaatgattgaaaaacaCTTAAATGTGTAGTATATACCAACTATTATGTCTTTACGCATTGGGGATATAAATAGACAGCTTAAATATAGCaagacagtttctgctctcaaggagcttcatCCATATCTAATGagaagagacaacatataaatgaaAGTTTAGCTTCAGGGATGAAGACCAGAAATCTGAAGGACAGATGGCAATCCTGAGGGTTCTTAGGATCAGAGGATAATTGACTTGAACCATCAAGGTAATCTAGCCTCCTTTAACTGGAGGGTACTGAAGCCCCCGGGGAATATAAGTGAATTAGCCTTTGTTGTGGTCACATGGATTGAAATAGTCGGGATTTGAATCCACTTTtctttgactccaggtcctgtacTCTTCTACTAGACCAAGTAGCTTCCCAAACATCAAAATTGTTGAAACTTTTGATCATGGAAGCATTCTTGACTTTTCCTAAATTAACTCTTAAGCTGAAAAAATATATCACTATTATATAGATGCAAGGGAGCAACTAGtggaaacatttctttttcttttcttttcttttttttttttttttggtaccaatGGCAATTCCTGTGGTTTGCAGAATAATTAAGATCAGTGTCCTAAGTTTAGCTTAggaaatgggaaaatagaattttggagctgaaagggactggAAGAAACCTAAGACTTAATGACTTAAATTATTCAGCTATCTGTGGCTGAGCTGCaactaaaatgtatttattttattattcttattaactTTATTTAGGGAAATGGAGTTCCTCAAAAACTGTTTAAgccttattactttttttattatctccacttttacttttttttatcgcaaattaaatttgtttttatagagTGGGTAAAgctaaaatttttgaaaaagttgGAAGGGAATCCATATCTAGCTCTATTTCAAATGTCTCCTGATTCTAAAACCAGCATTTCTTCTACCATTACTCTTTGCTATCCAACTGTATGACTTTGCTAAATTTATTAGTTTAGTTCTTgttagaaataagatctttgcatttgtttttaaattaaataacaaaaaattgttttttaagtttaaatttaaattaaattaaaaagtattatttgaataacatttcataactgaaatatttttccattcaatGACTAGCACTTTAAACTTAATTGACGCATTGAGTATTCATTTTTGCATGTCTTTTGTTCCAGGACATTTTAAATTGGGATTAATATTATTTCTCAAAGACTTTGAAAAATAGATGTTACTAAAAGTACTTTGGGATTTTTTAGGTAAGCAGGAAATTAAGTACATGTTTATGTAAAGGTGATATTCATAAGTCTAatgtatcatttttcttttccagttgaAAGTAAGTATGCAGGTGGGAACCCAGTATGTGTACGTCCAACACCCACGTGGCAGAAAGGAATTGGAGAATTCTTTGGGATGTCATCTAGACACTCAGAAAAAGAGAATCAGATTCCTGATGAAGCAGAGGCAGGAAGTAGTGGcctagaaaaatctaaaagaaagtaagttttaatttaataaataggttgaaaacattttaagcattttaaaaatttgcattaaAGCTAATGAGATAAATTATTTGATCCCAAATATTTTCACTCACTTGCTTAAACTAATTCTAAAATGTAAATCTTAATAGTCTTAGAAACAACTCAAAATATATCATTGCAATTTGATTTGTCAACTATTAGCAAATTGccccctttttttaatcttttaaagaaaattgttgtttagtccttttttggtcatgtctgactcttcatgacccgatatgagattttcttgataaaaatattggaacgctttgccatttccttttccagctcattttgtaaatgaggaaactgaggtaaacagaatcatatagctagcaaatgtctgtGGTCATATtggaacttgggaagatgagatTCCCTGACTGCAGATCCAGCATTCCATCTATTGTCACAACTAGCTGCCTCTAAGAACTGGAGCCTAGCATTGTTTTGGTAATAGGGTTGTCTCAGATCTTACTATGATCCTATAAGTCTCAATGtgcattatttcctttgatctttaaTTTCCATTTAGTACTTTTTAAGCTACTTTGAAAGagattttgattttgttgttgttctgaacTTAACATCAAATAAGATGAGCATTTCACAAACTATAGACAGAGTAGAACAAGAAAGAAGGTTTTATGTGAAGCTGCAAATCTGAATTAAGAGCtcgcttttcttttaaaatatataatatattcaatattttatttttaaagttcttctacttatctatattttcttctgaCCAGTTCTTTTCTATACATTTTCAAAAATGCTTCACTGAccctttttcttacttttaaaaaaattcttgatatCTCCATCTCTACTTTCAACTCTTtactccaaaatgaaaaaaatctaaaactttcATATCAGACATACACTGTTAACCAAAACAAATCTCCACATGACAAGTCTAGAAACATGTTTCATTGAGTACTTTGAGGTAATCACGTTTTTGTCAGAAGATAAATAGCACATTCATCACTGTATTTTGGAATTGTATGTCATGGCATTGATTTAAACTTTCAAagtctttcattattattttgtgtttacaGTGTTATTCTCTGGggtctgcttactttactttgcatcacttcGTATAACTCTTCCTAGATTTGTctaagttatttaaaatttatgaagaaataattttaaaatgctatctcATGAAACTGTAAAcatttttttgaatgaaaataaaaggtttggaCAAAGAAATGCTACTTTTACATATGTTCTTTGCTTACTTACATCTTATGATTTATCTATCTCTACATATGAATTGGAGGTAGAGGTTATAATTTAGAAGAGTAATGGCATGATTTTTGACCTGTAGTTCCTAAAtaagttttttgttcttttcactgtTCCAAGAAAAGCTAGAGGGTAAAGATAAATTGTGACCTAATAATTGGCTTAGGCCCAGACTGCTTATTTGTCATCCCATTGATCATTCCTTGCTTGCCATTATTGTCTTACAAATTTATGGGATTTATGGGACTGAATAAGATATTCTGGTTAACTTTTGTTCTAATGTCAtcaatccttttttcttctattatttgtGACTTCTATCTTATTAGAAAAAGACATGTAGCTCAAAAGACAATATTCTTAATTATTGTAaagctaaaatattttataggcTTTCCATGGTCTGGAAAGATACCATTGTTAcacttagttgccaaatcttgttagTTGTATTTACATGAGCGGGCTTAGCCATCAGGATCAGCTCCCCACCCATGGATACCCTGTGATATTAAAAGTAACATACGTGACTcactctattttgttttttaaccaccACTTAAGTGAAGCTAAATTTCAGTTGCTTATATGTAATCTGATAGTGGAGAAGTTACAAAATTATTCCCCTCCCAAGagcacttaattttaaaaatgtccataacgctccctttttctttctttcctcagtgCCTCCTGATTGCCTTCCACTCCCCTTCAGTCAACCCTCACCCTCACCTCATTGTCTCCCAATCCCCTCTTCCAATAAGAAATCCGGTATCTTGAAACTTTCATCCCATTTTTCATCCCTCCAAACTAACTATTAACTGGGTCAAGGCTTAAGTTATGGGTTCTTGATTATTGAGAACCTTGAACCAGGTTTGTTTTACAAACAACATGCCCtactaaataaattgtttttctagatgaaacttgttgttattgttgttggtttGGTTTATTTTTACTCTAACAACCCCCACCCCATGACAGttagttttataatttctctactttgaaaaaattataataaacatgAAGTAGATTTGCTTGAGTCTGGTAATTAGTTTCCAGAACCCAGCCAAGCCATATCATCAACTTTATAGCTCTGCTTTTTGCAACTGGATTACTTTTGTTGTCTAACATATATTAGATAGACAATAATAAATTGCTAAAGTAGAAAGCTGCATATCACTCATGTACCAATATGCTTGGCTACATGTCCAATAAGAATATAGATGATAATAATGAATTATAGTAACTATTGAAGAGGaaatactgaatgaaaaaaattaaaacttgacATTTTTGCCGGTTACTGAATATTTAGGTACCTGTCATTTTTTGTGCAGCTTTTGATGatgtagtatttatttttcctttctgtctagCCACTAAAACCAACAGTGCAACAGTTGGCTTCATTTCCCTTTAGGGATAgcattataattgttatttttaagtatttgattCTTGAGTAACTTCTAAAATTCTTTGTATTCTTTCCATAGATCTTGTCCTTTGCAACCTGATCCCACAGAAGATGGTGGATGTTCAGATGAAGAATAGAATATTCTCATTTACcttcactttcatcagaattctAGGATGTACatttgtgtaaatatgtttatttacTGTGGTTAGGTCTAATTTTGTTGTacagaaatttaattaaaaatactaaaaaaatatgcttaaatTCAGTCAGTAATAAGTAGTTCTGGATGGGAGACTATTAgattattatatgcatatataaataattagcATTGCCATCAATATTAAGCAGTATTCTTATTCTTAATGCTATAACTTTCTTGTATCAGAAAACTACGTGGTATTATATCTAATTTGTGACATTGGAGATTGGTTTGAGTCTTTGTgccactgccttttttttttttttttttttggcatcttttttgaaaatagtgccatatttttattcttcatttgctTGAAAAGCAGTTAGACTTtgcacatttaaaatttttcttcccagtattaacaaaactgaaaggaTATACTTCTAGTGACAACTTTCttcaaaaagaggtaaaatgcAATTTTGAAAGCATTTAGAGAGATATCCTCCAGTTAGGAAAAGgttgtttttctatttgtcttaaatatttaatgagtAGAAGCTCATAATGCATTTTTATGTGTTAAGTTtacttttaggataaaatattcaATTTCTGGCAgttcttttcatagtggcaaaaaattggaaattgca
Proteins encoded:
- the PCLAF gene encoding PCNA-associated factor — encoded protein: MVRTKADCVPGSYRKVVAARAPRKALGHSSLANASPSPPSRKVESKYAGGNPVCVRPTPTWQKGIGEFFGMSSRHSEKENQIPDEAEAGSSGLEKSKRKSCPLQPDPTEDGGCSDEE